The Deinococcus sonorensis KR-87 genome includes a window with the following:
- a CDS encoding YjgN family protein has product MAEASPSDVTPAEAAAPPVTTYPVQFTGEPGEYFRLWIVNVLLSVVTLGIYLPWARVRTRQYFYGHTWLDGQNFEYTANPVALLRGYLLVGVLFAAYSISQQFQDYWWITGLLGLLFFALYPFLLYRSLRFNAANTIHRGLSFQFVGRPGGAYVAYLLIMLSVPFSLGLTFPLAVWMQRRYLLTHVAYGTTRAEFNKDVGVVYTIFLTAVAVMIAASVVVGVLALVGVVAAGGLGRLDDWFPNGGPEDSVVLFIILGVIAYVLLLLLYASVGQYLRAALLRYSLQDLYLGRTLRLQTSLNPVRLAWINVSNVAVQLITLGLATPWAAIRRTRYLMAHLQVQTIASLDDFQAAATPQESALGEAASEFFNFDLGF; this is encoded by the coding sequence ATGGCCGAGGCTTCCCCTTCCGATGTGACGCCCGCTGAGGCAGCGGCGCCGCCCGTCACCACCTACCCGGTGCAGTTCACGGGCGAGCCGGGCGAGTATTTTCGCCTGTGGATCGTCAACGTGCTGCTGAGCGTGGTGACGCTGGGCATCTACCTGCCGTGGGCGCGGGTGCGGACCCGGCAGTATTTCTACGGCCACACCTGGCTGGACGGCCAGAACTTCGAGTACACCGCCAACCCGGTCGCTCTGCTGCGCGGGTATCTGCTGGTGGGGGTGCTGTTCGCGGCCTACTCCATCTCGCAACAGTTCCAGGACTACTGGTGGATCACCGGGCTGCTGGGGCTGCTGTTTTTCGCGCTGTACCCCTTCCTGCTCTACCGCTCGCTGCGCTTCAATGCCGCCAACACCATCCACCGGGGGCTGAGCTTTCAGTTTGTGGGCCGGCCGGGCGGCGCCTACGTGGCGTACCTGCTGATCATGCTCTCGGTGCCGTTCTCGCTGGGCCTGACCTTCCCGCTGGCGGTGTGGATGCAGCGCCGCTACCTGCTGACGCACGTGGCCTACGGCACCACCCGCGCCGAGTTCAACAAGGACGTGGGCGTGGTGTACACCATCTTTCTGACGGCGGTGGCGGTGATGATCGCGGCCAGCGTGGTGGTGGGGGTGCTGGCGCTGGTGGGCGTGGTGGCTGCCGGCGGCCTCGGACGGTTGGACGACTGGTTCCCGAACGGGGGTCCGGAGGACAGCGTGGTGCTGTTCATCATTCTGGGCGTGATCGCGTATGTGCTGCTGCTGCTGCTGTACGCCTCGGTCGGGCAGTATCTGCGGGCCGCGCTGCTGCGCTACAGCCTGCAGGACCTGTACCTGGGCCGCACCCTGCGCCTGCAGACCAGCCTGAATCCGGTGCGGCTGGCCTGGATTAACGTGTCGAACGTGGCGGTGCAGCTGATCACACTGGGACTCGCCACCCCCTGGGCCGCCATCCGCCGGACCCGCTACCTGATGGCCCACCTGCAGGTGCAGACCATCGCCAGCCTGGACGACTTCCAGGCGGCGGCCACGCCGCAGGAGTCGGCGCTGGGCGAGGCGGCCAGCGAGTTCTTCAACTTCGACCTGGGCTTCTGA
- a CDS encoding thiolase family protein: MDKAVIVAASRTPTGKFLGSLQDVKAVELGSITLQETLRRSGVPADLIDEVIMGQVVQAGSGQNPARQAAIRAGVPNAAGALTVNKVCGSGLKAVILAAQSIRAGDQQAVLAGGMESMSNSPYLLPGARKGLRMGHGQVLDANTLDGLWCSINEEGMGLTGERVAEKYGTSREAQDQYAVESHRRAVAAQQAGRFQDEIVPVTVKGRKGDTVVDTDEGPRQDSSMETLGRLKPAFREGGTVTAGNAPGLNDGAASVLVMSEALAQAHGLTPLAEVVGYASGGLAPEWVMMTPVPATQKLMQQLGWQVGDVDLWELNEAFSVQSLAVTQELGLDPARVNVNGGAVALGHPIGASGARILVTLLHALRQQEKEIGVATLCMGGGNGLAMAVRRLS, translated from the coding sequence ATGGACAAGGCAGTGATTGTGGCGGCCAGCCGGACGCCCACCGGCAAGTTTCTGGGCAGCCTGCAGGACGTGAAAGCGGTAGAACTCGGCAGCATCACGCTGCAGGAAACCCTGAGGCGCAGCGGCGTTCCGGCCGACCTGATCGACGAGGTGATCATGGGGCAGGTGGTGCAGGCGGGCAGCGGGCAGAACCCGGCGCGTCAGGCGGCCATCCGGGCCGGCGTGCCGAACGCGGCGGGCGCCCTCACCGTCAACAAGGTGTGCGGCAGTGGCCTCAAGGCGGTGATCCTGGCCGCACAGAGCATTCGGGCCGGCGACCAGCAGGCGGTGCTGGCCGGCGGCATGGAGAGCATGAGCAACTCGCCGTACCTGCTGCCGGGCGCCCGCAAGGGGCTGCGGATGGGGCACGGGCAGGTGCTGGACGCCAACACCCTGGACGGCCTGTGGTGCAGCATCAACGAGGAGGGCATGGGCCTAACCGGCGAGCGGGTGGCCGAGAAGTACGGCACCAGCCGGGAGGCCCAGGACCAGTACGCCGTGGAGAGCCACCGCCGCGCCGTGGCTGCCCAGCAGGCCGGGCGCTTTCAGGACGAGATCGTGCCGGTGACGGTGAAGGGCCGCAAGGGCGACACGGTGGTGGACACCGATGAGGGACCGCGCCAGGACAGCAGCATGGAAACGCTGGGGCGGCTGAAGCCCGCCTTCCGCGAGGGCGGCACTGTGACGGCCGGCAACGCGCCGGGCCTGAACGACGGCGCGGCCAGCGTGCTGGTGATGAGCGAGGCGCTGGCCCAGGCGCACGGCCTGACCCCGCTGGCCGAGGTGGTGGGCTACGCCAGCGGCGGCCTCGCGCCGGAGTGGGTGATGATGACGCCGGTGCCGGCCACCCAGAAGCTGATGCAGCAGCTCGGCTGGCAGGTGGGCGACGTGGACCTGTGGGAGCTGAATGAGGCTTTCAGCGTGCAGAGCCTGGCCGTGACGCAGGAACTGGGCCTGGACCCGGCGCGGGTGAACGTGAACGGCGGCGCGGTGGCGCTGGGCCATCCGATCGGGGCCAGCGGCGCGCGCATTCTGGTCACGCTGCTGCACGCGCTGCGGCAGCAGGAGAAGGAAATTGGCGTCGCGACCCTGTGCATGGGCGGCGGCAACGGCCTGGCCATGGCCGTGCGGCGGTTAAGCTGA
- the cax gene encoding calcium/proton exchanger has product MWMNVLLGFIPISLLLEYVFHSPPLWVFVTATIAIIPLADWLRKATEQVAARAGQTIGGLLNVTFGNLAELIIAIFVLIGGNSTVVKAQITGSIIGNALLGLGLAILIGSLGRSDQRFSRQNAGQLNSMLFLVVIALVLPALFDYTEQLPGFAAASSAARTNLDEHLSLGVAIVLILVYALNLVYTLVTHRDAFALEGEDEGHSGPLWPLWKAMAVLVGGTALIALESEMLSGALEATSTTLGLSPFFLGIIVLAVVGNFAEYIAGSYFARQGKIGLAINIAVGATIQVALFTAPLLVILSYLIGKPMNLVFSSPLELVAIVAVALTVTTVTKDGEATWFEGVLLLAVYLLLALSFYFVTPGAEEGQTPAPAAVVQMLRPLS; this is encoded by the coding sequence ATGTGGATGAATGTGCTGCTGGGCTTTATTCCGATCAGCCTGCTGCTGGAATACGTGTTCCACTCGCCACCGCTCTGGGTGTTTGTCACCGCCACCATCGCCATCATTCCGCTGGCCGACTGGCTGAGAAAGGCCACCGAACAGGTGGCGGCGCGCGCCGGGCAGACCATCGGCGGGCTGCTGAATGTGACGTTCGGCAATCTCGCCGAGCTGATCATCGCCATCTTCGTGCTGATCGGCGGCAACAGCACGGTGGTCAAGGCGCAGATCACCGGCAGCATCATCGGCAACGCGCTGCTGGGGCTGGGGCTGGCCATCCTGATCGGCAGCCTGGGCCGCTCTGACCAGCGCTTCAGCCGCCAGAACGCCGGCCAGCTGAACAGCATGCTGTTCCTGGTGGTGATCGCGCTGGTGCTGCCGGCGCTGTTCGATTACACCGAGCAGCTGCCGGGGTTCGCGGCGGCCAGCTCAGCGGCACGCACCAACCTGGACGAGCACCTGAGCCTGGGCGTGGCCATCGTGCTGATCCTGGTGTACGCGCTGAATCTGGTCTACACACTGGTGACGCACAGGGACGCCTTCGCGCTGGAAGGCGAGGATGAGGGCCACAGTGGTCCGCTGTGGCCCCTCTGGAAGGCGATGGCCGTGCTGGTCGGCGGCACGGCCCTGATCGCCCTGGAATCCGAGATGCTGTCAGGAGCGCTGGAGGCGACCAGCACCACCCTGGGCCTGAGCCCCTTCTTTCTGGGCATCATTGTGCTGGCGGTGGTGGGCAACTTCGCCGAGTACATCGCGGGCAGCTACTTCGCGCGGCAGGGCAAGATCGGGCTGGCCATCAACATCGCGGTCGGCGCCACCATTCAGGTGGCGCTCTTCACGGCGCCGCTGCTGGTGATCCTGTCGTACCTGATCGGGAAGCCGATGAACCTGGTGTTTTCCAGCCCGCTGGAACTGGTGGCCATCGTGGCGGTGGCGCTCACCGTGACCACCGTGACCAAGGACGGCGAGGCCACGTGGTTCGAGGGCGTGCTGCTGCTGGCCGTGTACCTGCTGCTGGCGCTGTCTTTCTACTTCGTGACGCCGGGGGCCGAGGAAGGCCAGACGCCCGCCCCGGCAGCGGTGGTGCAGATGCTGCGCCCGCTCAGCTGA
- a CDS encoding gamma carbonic anhydrase family protein: MPSYALNGVAPEVDPTAFLAPSADLIGRVTVGAQASVWFGAVLRGDTERITVGDGSNVQDGAVLHADPGFPCVLEPGVTVGHRAVVHGAICEAGSLVGMGAVLLNGSRLGAGAVLGAGALLPEGQAVPAGMLAVGVPARVVRPVMLEGHAERYVQNGRRYRGGLSGVGS, encoded by the coding sequence ATGCCGTCGTACGCCCTGAATGGGGTCGCCCCCGAAGTAGACCCCACTGCGTTCCTGGCCCCCAGCGCCGACCTGATCGGCCGGGTGACGGTGGGCGCGCAGGCCAGCGTGTGGTTCGGTGCGGTGCTGCGCGGTGACACCGAACGCATCACGGTGGGCGACGGCAGCAACGTGCAGGACGGGGCCGTGCTGCATGCCGACCCCGGCTTTCCCTGCGTCCTGGAGCCGGGCGTGACGGTGGGGCACCGGGCCGTGGTGCACGGCGCCATCTGCGAGGCGGGCAGTCTGGTGGGCATGGGCGCCGTGCTGCTCAACGGCAGTCGCCTGGGGGCCGGCGCCGTGCTGGGCGCCGGTGCGCTGCTGCCGGAAGGTCAGGCGGTGCCGGCCGGGATGCTGGCCGTGGGCGTGCCGGCGCGGGTGGTCCGCCCGGTGATGCTGGAAGGCCACGCCGAGCGGTACGTGCAGAACGGCCGGCGGTACCGGGGCGGCCTGAGCGGAGTCGGATCGTGA
- a CDS encoding M48 family metallopeptidase: MTDAVHFEAIFFDGLSSRPQPAQATVDGETLVVRPERQEQRYALSTLKVQPPLGRLRRVIRLPGGARLESDDQAAIAQLERRLHQNGRLWAVQRLEARWQAALLSVVGVVLFGVLFVLYGLPALAKAAAALTPPPVLTSLDRQTVRLVDNEYLQPSTLGHARQQQLSRAFRQLAAEAGGPYHYRLLFRDGGRDVGANAFALPDGSVFVTDQLVRLAHSDQEILGVLAHELGHVKHRHAMQSVYSGLGLTLMISVVAGDVTSAATVAGAIPAVLLQGKYSRQMESQADADAGHWLMRHGGTTRPLQDILQRLVAQDEDSKTHSRVLDLLASHPGVEARVAQLKAIEAESGR, translated from the coding sequence ATGACGGACGCGGTGCACTTCGAGGCGATCTTTTTCGATGGCCTGAGCTCGCGCCCCCAGCCGGCGCAGGCCACGGTGGACGGCGAGACGCTGGTGGTCCGGCCTGAGCGCCAGGAGCAGCGCTACGCCCTGAGCACTCTGAAGGTGCAGCCGCCGCTGGGCCGGCTGCGGCGCGTGATCCGGCTCCCGGGCGGCGCCCGCCTGGAATCGGACGATCAGGCGGCCATCGCGCAGCTGGAACGGCGGCTGCATCAGAACGGGCGGCTGTGGGCAGTGCAGCGGCTGGAGGCGCGCTGGCAGGCAGCGCTGCTCAGCGTGGTGGGGGTGGTGCTGTTCGGGGTGCTGTTCGTACTCTACGGGCTGCCGGCCCTGGCGAAGGCGGCGGCGGCCCTCACGCCGCCTCCGGTGCTGACCAGCCTGGACCGGCAGACGGTGCGGCTGGTAGATAATGAGTACCTGCAGCCCAGCACGCTGGGGCACGCGCGGCAGCAGCAGCTGAGCCGGGCGTTCCGCCAGCTGGCGGCGGAGGCGGGCGGCCCGTATCACTACCGGCTGCTGTTCCGCGACGGGGGCAGAGACGTGGGCGCCAACGCCTTCGCCCTGCCGGACGGAAGCGTGTTCGTGACCGATCAGCTGGTGCGGCTGGCCCACAGCGATCAGGAGATCCTGGGCGTGCTGGCCCACGAACTCGGTCACGTGAAGCACCGGCACGCCATGCAGAGCGTGTACTCGGGCCTGGGCCTGACGCTGATGATCTCGGTGGTGGCCGGCGACGTGACCAGCGCCGCCACCGTGGCGGGCGCCATTCCGGCAGTGCTGCTCCAGGGCAAGTACAGCCGCCAGATGGAGTCCCAGGCCGACGCAGACGCCGGGCACTGGCTGATGCGGCATGGGGGCACCACCCGGCCGCTGCAGGACATTCTGCAGCGGCTGGTGGCGCAGGACGAGGACAGCAAGACGCACAGCCGGGTGCTGGACCTGCTGGCCAGCCATCCGGGCGTGGAGGCCCGGGTGGCGCAGCTGAAAGCCATTGAGGCGGAAAGCGGACGCTAG
- a CDS encoding benzoate/H(+) symporter BenE family transporter has product MTTPPISAPLSPWRQLLQDLSPSALLSGLVAVIVGIAGPTVLVYAVAASAHLPERAVLSWVWASTVICGLVTVLLSLRTRQPILSTWSTPGIAFLATALPGHSLPEAAGAFVVSGLLVVLLGTLPPLTRLMQRIPGPLAAALNAAILLPFGFHAVQALTRQPLLVGGMIAAYVGLRVLAPRWAVAGVLGAGIVLSAVLGLLHHVAIPLAPVHPQLLRPEFSLRGVLDLALPLTLLAFTGQVVPGMAVLQTLGYRPPAGLIVRTTGVASVAAAFVGCHSLTLGALLANIVAGPEAHPDPKRRYVAAVTAGTLNIVVGSFAGTFLAVMSVLPQDAITALAGLALLAAMASSLQAALQGPGGRLAAPTVLIVTLSGIAPLGIGAAFWGILAGLAVHALERPRAARPAPAPTVPVPDPNAR; this is encoded by the coding sequence ATGACCACACCCCCCATCTCCGCTCCCCTTTCGCCCTGGCGCCAGCTGCTCCAGGACCTGTCGCCCTCGGCCCTGCTCAGCGGTCTGGTGGCCGTGATCGTCGGCATTGCCGGCCCCACCGTGCTGGTGTACGCTGTGGCCGCCAGCGCCCACCTGCCGGAACGGGCGGTGCTGAGCTGGGTGTGGGCCAGCACCGTGATCTGCGGGCTGGTGACGGTGCTGCTGAGCCTGCGGACCCGCCAGCCGATCCTGAGCACCTGGTCCACCCCCGGCATCGCCTTTCTGGCCACCGCCCTGCCGGGGCACAGCCTGCCGGAAGCGGCGGGGGCTTTCGTGGTCTCGGGGCTGCTGGTGGTGCTGCTCGGTACCCTGCCGCCGCTGACCCGGCTGATGCAGCGGATTCCCGGCCCGTTGGCCGCCGCCCTGAACGCGGCCATCCTGCTGCCGTTCGGCTTTCATGCGGTGCAGGCGCTCACCCGCCAGCCGCTGCTGGTGGGCGGCATGATCGCGGCCTACGTGGGGCTGAGGGTTCTGGCGCCCCGCTGGGCGGTGGCCGGGGTGCTGGGCGCGGGCATAGTGCTGAGTGCGGTCCTGGGCCTGCTGCACCATGTGGCGATTCCGCTGGCTCCGGTGCATCCCCAGCTGTTGCGGCCGGAGTTCAGCCTGCGCGGCGTGCTGGATCTGGCATTGCCGCTGACTCTGCTGGCCTTCACCGGGCAGGTGGTGCCGGGGATGGCGGTGCTGCAGACGCTCGGCTACCGGCCTCCCGCCGGCCTGATCGTGCGGACCACCGGGGTCGCCTCGGTGGCGGCGGCGTTCGTGGGCTGCCACTCGCTGACGCTGGGCGCGCTGCTCGCCAACATTGTGGCCGGGCCGGAGGCGCACCCGGACCCGAAGCGCCGCTACGTGGCCGCTGTGACCGCCGGAACGCTCAATATCGTGGTGGGCAGCTTCGCCGGCACCTTCCTGGCGGTGATGTCGGTGCTGCCGCAGGACGCCATCACCGCGCTGGCCGGTCTGGCCCTGCTGGCGGCCATGGCCTCGTCATTGCAGGCGGCCCTGCAGGGTCCGGGGGGCCGGCTGGCCGCCCCCACCGTCCTGATCGTGACCCTGTCGGGCATCGCGCCGCTGGGCATCGGGGCCGCCTTCTGGGGCATTCTGGCCGGGCTGGCCGTGCATGCGCTGGAACGTCCACGCGCGGCGCGTCCGGCACCGGCGCCCACCGTGCCGGTGCCGGACCCGAACGCTCGTTAG
- a CDS encoding NUDIX hydrolase has protein sequence MTSPPEQAVPGAGGVVLNRAGQVLLVRYRSGGWAFPKGHIEPGETLEQTAEREVHEEGGVHASIIRPLSTTRYTNSRGEPRAIHWFLMSTEAQEVQLEDTFGEGGFFGPEQALGMLSYPHDQELLREALAAS, from the coding sequence ATGACGAGCCCTCCTGAGCAGGCGGTTCCGGGCGCGGGCGGCGTGGTGCTCAACCGGGCGGGGCAGGTGCTGCTGGTTCGCTACCGCAGCGGCGGCTGGGCCTTTCCCAAGGGCCACATCGAGCCGGGCGAGACGCTGGAGCAGACGGCCGAGCGCGAGGTGCACGAGGAAGGCGGCGTGCACGCGAGCATCATCCGGCCGCTGAGCACAACCCGCTACACCAACAGCCGGGGCGAACCGCGGGCCATTCACTGGTTCCTGATGAGCACCGAAGCGCAGGAGGTGCAGCTGGAGGACACCTTCGGCGAGGGGGGATTCTTCGGGCCGGAGCAGGCGCTGGGAATGCTAAGCTACCCGCACGATCAAGAGCTGCTCCGTGAAGCCCTCGCCGCGTCCTGA
- a CDS encoding 3-hydroxyacyl-CoA dehydrogenase family protein yields MHFGVIGAGQMGGGIAQVAAQSGFDVTVQDVQQEFLDRGRATIQKSLSKLHEKGRLSSTPDEILGRIRFTTELTAFAGCDLVVEAIVENQQVKAGLFRQLGEVVKPDGILASNTSSIPITSLATASGRPERFIGMHFMNPVPLMQLVEVIRGYQTSDATAQFVTETAERMGKTPLSCNDFPGFVSNRILMPMLNEAIQCVMEGVAEPEAIDGIMKLGMNHPMGPLTLADFIGLDTCLSIMEVLHRGLGDDKYRPSPLLRKMVQAGLLGRKSGQGFYRY; encoded by the coding sequence ATGCATTTTGGTGTTATCGGAGCAGGACAGATGGGCGGCGGCATTGCCCAGGTGGCCGCGCAGAGCGGCTTTGACGTGACGGTGCAGGACGTGCAGCAGGAATTCCTGGACCGGGGCCGGGCCACCATCCAGAAGTCGCTGAGCAAGCTGCACGAGAAAGGCCGGCTGAGCAGCACCCCGGACGAGATCCTGGGCCGCATCCGCTTCACCACCGAGCTGACGGCCTTCGCGGGCTGCGACCTGGTGGTGGAGGCCATCGTCGAGAACCAGCAGGTCAAGGCCGGGCTGTTCCGTCAGCTGGGCGAGGTCGTGAAGCCGGACGGCATCCTGGCCAGCAATACCAGCAGCATCCCCATCACGTCGCTGGCCACCGCCAGCGGCCGGCCGGAGCGCTTCATCGGGATGCATTTCATGAATCCAGTGCCGCTGATGCAGCTCGTCGAGGTGATCCGGGGGTATCAGACCAGCGACGCCACCGCGCAGTTCGTGACCGAGACGGCCGAGCGGATGGGCAAGACGCCGCTCTCGTGCAACGACTTTCCCGGCTTCGTGAGCAACCGCATCCTGATGCCGATGCTCAACGAGGCCATCCAGTGCGTGATGGAGGGGGTGGCGGAGCCGGAAGCCATCGACGGCATCATGAAACTCGGCATGAACCACCCGATGGGGCCGCTCACGCTGGCCGACTTCATTGGCCTGGACACCTGCCTGAGCATCATGGAGGTGCTGCACCGGGGCCTGGGCGACGACAAGTACCGGCCGTCTCCCCTGCTGCGCAAGATGGTGCAGGCGGGGCTGCTGGGCCGCAAGAGCGGGCAGGGCTTCTACCGCTACTGA
- a CDS encoding DUF4388 domain-containing protein: MQGLFYDAPLIGVMELLHVSRQTGLLVADAEIPFNVSFVQGEVVDGGILDWLGLDAIYASPLLPEQGSFSFSVQEMQGVPLAAYDKITADWARYSDEWSQLCQVIGSPSAVFTGDLPLFDTPEGKSVRVVARSTHMPLFEVAERVAEGVENGKLTRLDTYAWFALRLKHQVGSGRGGRVAAALDGERTLGELVAQGYSAAELRAYMLDEIKFGLRFPGTGWVLRDLLWERQFQEQNK; encoded by the coding sequence ATGCAGGGTCTTTTTTATGATGCGCCGCTCATCGGGGTAATGGAGCTGCTGCATGTCAGCCGGCAGACCGGTCTGCTGGTGGCCGACGCCGAAATTCCCTTCAACGTCTCGTTCGTGCAGGGCGAGGTGGTGGACGGCGGCATCCTGGACTGGCTCGGTCTGGACGCCATCTATGCCAGTCCGCTGCTGCCGGAGCAGGGCAGCTTCAGCTTCTCGGTGCAGGAAATGCAGGGTGTGCCGCTGGCTGCCTATGACAAAATCACCGCCGACTGGGCCCGCTACAGCGACGAATGGTCGCAGCTGTGCCAGGTGATCGGCAGCCCCAGCGCTGTGTTCACCGGCGACCTGCCCCTCTTCGACACCCCGGAGGGCAAGAGCGTGCGGGTGGTCGCCCGCAGCACCCACATGCCGCTGTTCGAGGTGGCCGAGCGGGTGGCCGAGGGGGTGGAAAACGGCAAGCTGACGCGACTGGACACCTACGCCTGGTTTGCGCTGCGGCTGAAGCATCAGGTGGGCAGCGGCCGTGGCGGGCGGGTGGCGGCGGCGCTGGACGGCGAGCGCACGCTGGGCGAACTGGTGGCGCAGGGCTACAGCGCGGCCGAACTGCGCGCCTACATGCTGGACGAGATCAAGTTCGGACTGCGCTTTCCCGGCACCGGCTGGGTGCTGCGCGACCTGCTGTGGGAGCGGCAGTTCCAAGAGCAGAACAAGTAG
- a CDS encoding XdhC family protein, whose protein sequence is MNAAETRTLLAALDAALARGQRAAIATVVQVWGSAYRREGTRMLVLDDGAQVCMLSGGCLEAEVVEAALEVIASGEARVVHYDLTEDATWGLGLGCGGSVDVRIERVDPDDEVTRGWLTALRSGQAAALVQPLEGPGRLLLVPDAAGEVQVSGQLPGGTPPEVLTLAQARLAAREPRAARAELPDGQALFIDLNAPAPELLIYGAGHDAVPLSAQAVALGYQVTVVDARAAFLTPGRFPGARLQLLATDQLDALSVSPRTQAVIMNHHLDRDRECLWHALGSPAAYVGVLGPRSRTQGLLDTLEGEGHVCTPEQLERLHSPVGLGIGAEAPEEVALSILAELMAWRRGGSGRPLNGLEGRIHQPQMGEALTY, encoded by the coding sequence ATGAACGCTGCAGAAACCCGGACGCTGCTGGCCGCGCTGGACGCCGCCCTGGCACGCGGTCAGCGCGCGGCCATCGCCACTGTGGTGCAGGTCTGGGGCAGCGCCTACCGTCGCGAGGGCACCCGCATGCTGGTGCTGGACGACGGCGCGCAGGTGTGCATGCTCTCGGGCGGCTGCCTGGAGGCCGAGGTGGTGGAGGCCGCGCTGGAGGTGATTGCCAGCGGGGAGGCGCGGGTGGTGCATTACGACCTGACCGAGGACGCCACCTGGGGCCTGGGCCTGGGCTGCGGCGGCAGCGTGGACGTGCGGATCGAGCGGGTGGACCCGGACGACGAGGTGACGCGCGGATGGCTGACTGCCCTGAGGTCCGGGCAGGCGGCGGCCCTGGTGCAGCCGCTGGAGGGGCCGGGCCGCCTGCTGCTGGTACCGGACGCGGCAGGAGAGGTGCAGGTGAGCGGGCAGCTGCCCGGCGGCACGCCGCCCGAGGTCCTGACGCTGGCGCAGGCGCGGCTGGCCGCCCGTGAACCGCGCGCCGCCCGCGCCGAGCTGCCGGACGGGCAGGCGCTGTTCATTGACCTGAACGCGCCGGCCCCGGAGTTGCTGATCTACGGTGCGGGCCATGACGCGGTGCCGCTCAGCGCGCAGGCGGTGGCGCTGGGCTATCAGGTGACGGTGGTGGACGCGCGCGCTGCGTTCCTGACGCCTGGGCGCTTTCCCGGCGCCCGCCTGCAGCTGCTGGCGACCGATCAGCTGGACGCCCTGAGCGTGTCGCCGCGCACCCAGGCGGTCATCATGAACCACCACCTGGACCGGGACCGGGAGTGCCTGTGGCACGCCCTGGGCAGCCCTGCGGCCTACGTGGGGGTGCTAGGGCCGCGCAGCCGCACGCAGGGCCTGCTGGACACCCTGGAGGGTGAGGGCCACGTCTGCACGCCGGAGCAGCTGGAGCGCCTGCACAGTCCGGTGGGGCTGGGCATCGGTGCCGAGGCCCCGGAGGAGGTGGCGCTGAGCATCCTGGCCGAGCTGATGGCGTGGCGCCGGGGCGGCAGTGGCCGGCCGCTCAACGGCCTGGAGGGCCGGATCCATCAGCCCCAGATGGGCGAAGCGCTGACATATTAA
- a CDS encoding YciI family protein, whose product MNAPTLWMIVSQYLKSPDEVAAVTPRHREWLDQHYRSGLFLVSGRQLSGQGGIILARAESQTELEAVFEQDPFVQEGCSEYSYTPFTPVKRGRGIEIEGVPLVE is encoded by the coding sequence ATGAACGCACCGACCCTCTGGATGATCGTCAGCCAGTACCTGAAAAGCCCGGATGAAGTGGCGGCCGTCACGCCGCGCCACCGCGAGTGGCTGGACCAGCACTACCGCTCCGGGCTGTTTCTGGTGTCGGGACGTCAGCTGAGCGGGCAGGGCGGGATCATCCTGGCGCGAGCTGAAAGCCAGACGGAGCTGGAAGCGGTGTTCGAGCAGGACCCCTTTGTGCAGGAGGGCTGCTCCGAGTACAGCTACACCCCGTTTACCCCGGTCAAACGCGGCCGGGGCATCGAGATTGAAGGCGTGCCGCTGGTGGAGTAA
- a CDS encoding DinB family protein, protein MPIEAAEWQDACRLGPRPGFTPQISVLVGMMHYARLTTREAVEGLSVQELDALPPGFSNSIGMLLAHMAATDRLYQAASFEGRSCFEADDYAPYVGAMTFGWKGEPVRGRTLDDLLAELDATRAETLRQLAEHDDDWLTTLLTAPGFDDMNQHWAWFHVMEDELSHRGQIRILRKALALQTPPVS, encoded by the coding sequence ATGCCCATTGAAGCAGCGGAATGGCAGGACGCCTGTCGCCTGGGGCCCCGGCCCGGCTTCACCCCACAGATCAGCGTGCTGGTCGGGATGATGCACTACGCGCGGCTCACCACCCGCGAGGCCGTGGAGGGGCTGAGCGTTCAGGAGCTGGACGCCCTTCCGCCCGGTTTCTCGAATTCCATCGGCATGCTGCTGGCGCATATGGCGGCCACCGACCGGCTGTATCAGGCGGCCAGCTTCGAGGGCCGCTCCTGCTTTGAGGCGGACGACTATGCACCCTATGTGGGGGCGATGACCTTCGGCTGGAAGGGCGAGCCCGTGCGGGGCCGCACCCTGGACGACCTGCTGGCCGAACTGGACGCCACCCGGGCCGAAACCCTGCGGCAGCTGGCCGAGCACGACGATGACTGGCTGACCACCCTGCTCACCGCGCCCGGCTTCGACGACATGAACCAGCACTGGGCCTGGTTCCATGTGATGGAGGACGAGCTGAGCCACCGCGGGCAGATCCGGATTCTCCGCAAGGCGCTCGCCCTCCAGACCCCGCCGGTCAGCTGA